The Bacteroidales bacterium genome window below encodes:
- a CDS encoding RNA-binding transcriptional accessory protein — MKESHILVISKELGLQENQVRNTLELLADGATVPFISRYRKEATGSLDEVQIAAIKSRYEKLLETDKRREAILRSIEEQGKLTGELKSKIEAAESLSELEDLYLPYKPKRKTRASIAREHGLEPLALRLMKQTDNDVEAIAQKFLNDQVETVEDALQGARDIIAEQMNENIHARDAIRKLFSRDAVIYSKVIKNKESDGEKYRDYFDFSEPLRRCPSHRLLAMLRGKDEAFLRISIEPDEEKALDILNKIFVKGRTEASDEVKDAVKDGYKRLLCPSIETEFEALAKEKADDESITVFADNLRQLLLASPLGQKNVLAIDPGFRTGCKVVCLDAQGNLLHNETIYPHQPQSEIVAAKRKIMSLVGAYKIEAIAIGNGTAGRETERFIQSMAFDRNIQVFIVNESGASIYSASAVAREEFPEYDVTVRGAVSIGRRLMDPLAELVKIDPKSIGVGQYQHDVDQNKLKKSLDTVVESCVNLVGVNLNTSSKHLLVYVSGLGPQLAQNIINYRKENGPFPSRKALKKVARMGDKAFEQCAGFLRIPQAENPLDNSAVHPESYHIVEQMAKDLNTSVHELLKEEHLRKQIRPEKYISDTVGLPTLNDIMKELAKPGLDPRSQAKVFEFAQDVHRLEDLKPGMILPGIVTNITNFGCFVDVGVKQDGLVHISQLADKYVSHPSEVVKLNQQVKVKVLDVDMSRSRIAFTMKLGKEQAG; from the coding sequence ATGAAGGAATCACATATTTTAGTTATTTCAAAAGAATTAGGATTACAGGAAAATCAGGTACGTAATACGCTGGAATTACTGGCAGACGGAGCGACAGTCCCATTTATCAGCCGTTACCGTAAAGAGGCTACCGGAAGCCTTGATGAAGTCCAGATCGCAGCGATCAAGTCCCGTTATGAAAAGTTGCTGGAGACCGACAAACGCCGGGAAGCGATCCTCCGGTCGATTGAGGAACAGGGTAAACTTACCGGCGAATTGAAATCAAAGATAGAAGCGGCTGAAAGCCTTTCGGAACTTGAAGACCTCTACCTTCCTTATAAACCCAAGCGGAAAACCCGCGCTTCCATTGCCCGGGAGCACGGACTGGAACCTTTGGCCCTCCGGTTGATGAAACAGACGGATAATGATGTGGAAGCCATTGCGCAGAAATTCCTGAATGACCAGGTGGAAACTGTTGAAGATGCATTGCAAGGGGCCCGGGATATCATTGCGGAACAAATGAACGAAAATATTCATGCCCGTGATGCTATCCGTAAATTATTTTCCAGGGATGCCGTCATTTATTCCAAAGTGATCAAGAACAAGGAGAGCGATGGAGAAAAATACCGTGATTATTTTGATTTTTCCGAACCTTTGCGCCGTTGTCCGTCACACCGTTTGCTGGCCATGCTGAGAGGTAAGGATGAGGCTTTTCTCCGGATCAGTATAGAACCTGATGAAGAAAAAGCATTGGATATCCTGAATAAAATATTTGTAAAAGGCCGGACAGAAGCGTCTGATGAAGTAAAAGACGCTGTAAAAGACGGATATAAACGGTTGCTCTGCCCCTCTATTGAAACGGAGTTTGAGGCCCTGGCCAAAGAAAAAGCGGATGATGAATCCATCACTGTTTTTGCGGATAACCTACGTCAGTTGTTGCTGGCTTCCCCATTGGGACAAAAGAATGTTCTGGCCATCGATCCCGGATTCCGTACAGGATGTAAGGTCGTTTGCCTGGATGCCCAGGGTAACTTATTACACAACGAAACCATATATCCTCACCAGCCACAGAGTGAGATCGTTGCTGCCAAACGGAAGATCATGTCTCTGGTTGGTGCTTATAAGATCGAAGCCATCGCTATCGGTAACGGTACTGCCGGACGTGAAACCGAACGTTTTATCCAGAGTATGGCTTTTGACCGTAACATACAGGTCTTTATCGTCAATGAAAGCGGGGCGTCTATCTATTCCGCTTCGGCTGTAGCCAGGGAAGAATTTCCCGAATACGATGTAACCGTGCGTGGAGCCGTGTCCATTGGCCGTCGTTTGATGGACCCGTTGGCCGAATTGGTAAAAATCGATCCGAAATCGATCGGGGTGGGGCAGTACCAACATGATGTGGACCAGAATAAACTCAAAAAAAGTCTGGATACGGTCGTGGAAAGTTGTGTCAACCTGGTAGGTGTGAATCTCAATACATCCAGTAAGCATTTATTGGTCTATGTATCCGGATTAGGGCCACAACTGGCACAGAATATCATCAATTACCGGAAGGAAAACGGACCGTTCCCATCCAGAAAGGCATTAAAAAAGGTAGCCAGAATGGGCGATAAGGCATTTGAGCAATGTGCCGGATTCCTCCGTATTCCCCAAGCAGAGAATCCGCTGGACAATAGTGCCGTCCATCCGGAAAGTTATCATATCGTTGAACAAATGGCAAAAGACCTGAACACTTCGGTCCATGAATTGTTAAAAGAAGAGCACCTTAGGAAACAGATACGTCCGGAGAAATATATCTCAGATACCGTAGGATTACCTACCCTGAACGATATCATGAAAGAATTGGCCAAACCCGGTCTCGATCCCCGGTCACAGGCAAAAGTATTTGAATTTGCACAGGACGTACATCGTCTTGAAGACCTGAAACCCGGCATGATATTGCCCGGGATTGTCACCAACATTACCAATTTCGGATGCTTTGTCGATGTTGGTGTAAAACAGGACGGTCTGGTGCATATTTCCCAGTTGGCGGATAAATATGTATCACACCCGTCGGAAGTGGTGAAGCTAAATCAACAGGTAAAGGTAAAAGTGCTGGATGTTGATATGTCGCGCAGTAGAATCGCATTCACCATGAAACTGGGTAAAGAACAGGCAGGATAA
- a CDS encoding alpha/beta hydrolase, translating into MKCIKLVDGEYINARLCLPDNHAGTIVFCIPGTGPSTYLTKRQTFNYYDELANGFCEQGMAFFTYNRRGCELGNDPPFFTEVDSGKYVKYTPLQEAEDIEIMINFLTEDQRFNKCKIVLYGISEGSIIAPIVAERGNVRIDALLLHGYAHDNMFDIIKWQNEGHGVMNMANAVFDQNGDKAISREEYENPVEQLSAYRSYLFRNMPFDTLDVVKNGLIDVQDIQKMRAPFHDHLMKCITENNWMWIRSNYFNVTPQWFKAHFRLEPNKTRLLRVNIPIYVFHGEDDASVPEESVRDLQSRFNVSNKTNLTVHIFEKHNHDLNFHDWLVHKKWSEGFQEIFNTAKEL; encoded by the coding sequence ATGAAATGCATAAAACTAGTGGACGGGGAATATATTAATGCCAGATTATGCCTGCCGGATAACCATGCAGGGACGATTGTTTTTTGTATTCCGGGAACAGGTCCCAGCACTTATCTGACCAAAAGACAAACATTCAACTATTATGATGAGCTTGCTAACGGATTTTGTGAACAGGGTATGGCTTTTTTTACTTATAACCGGAGAGGTTGCGAATTGGGGAATGATCCTCCTTTTTTTACTGAAGTTGATTCCGGAAAATATGTAAAATACACCCCGTTACAGGAAGCTGAAGATATTGAAATCATGATAAATTTCCTTACTGAAGATCAAAGGTTTAATAAATGTAAAATAGTATTATATGGAATAAGTGAGGGAAGTATTATCGCTCCGATAGTAGCAGAGAGGGGAAATGTCAGGATTGATGCTTTATTGTTACATGGCTATGCACATGATAATATGTTCGATATTATTAAATGGCAAAACGAAGGCCATGGGGTCATGAACATGGCCAATGCTGTTTTCGATCAAAACGGGGATAAAGCAATAAGCCGTGAAGAATATGAAAATCCCGTAGAACAGCTTTCCGCTTACAGGTCATATTTATTCCGGAATATGCCGTTTGATACCTTAGATGTTGTTAAAAATGGCCTTATCGATGTTCAGGACATCCAGAAAATGAGAGCACCGTTTCATGATCATTTAATGAAATGTATCACAGAGAATAATTGGATGTGGATACGGAGTAATTATTTTAACGTAACACCCCAGTGGTTCAAAGCGCATTTTCGGCTTGAGCCGAATAAGACAAGGCTTCTAAGGGTTAATATTCCTATATATGTTTTTCATGGAGAAGATGATGCCAGTGTTCCGGAAGAAAGCGTACGGGATTTACAATCGAGATTTAATGTAAGTAATAAGACCAATCTTACGGTTCATATTTTCGAGAAACACAATCATGATTTAAATTTCCATGATTGGCTGGTTCATAAAAAATGGTCGGAAGGATTTCAAGAAATTTTCAATACTGCAAAGGAATTATAA
- a CDS encoding RNA polymerase sigma factor, translated as MKILSDYQGIIHKVNLIYFRSDVDKQDNFQEIVYQLWRSFPSIRNKDKPASWIYSVAINTSISKIRKDSKLEFCDSVPDFDIVEQPEDDEYSKNYQRLIQALYQLNEIDRSIMLLYMEDFIYEEIAGIIGIDISNVGVKIHRLKNQLHKQFKG; from the coding sequence TTGAAAATATTGTCAGATTACCAGGGAATCATCCATAAAGTAAATTTGATTTACTTCAGATCTGATGTGGATAAGCAGGATAATTTTCAGGAGATAGTATATCAACTCTGGAGGTCGTTTCCTTCAATAAGGAATAAGGATAAACCGGCCTCCTGGATCTATTCAGTTGCGATCAACACTTCCATTTCAAAGATCAGAAAGGACAGTAAACTGGAATTTTGTGATTCCGTTCCGGATTTTGATATTGTTGAACAACCTGAAGATGATGAGTACAGTAAAAACTACCAAAGGCTCATTCAGGCGTTGTATCAACTAAATGAAATCGATAGATCTATCATGTTGCTGTATATGGAAGATTTCATTTACGAGGAAATAGCTGGGATTATCGGTATCGATATTTCAAATGTGGGTGTAAAAATACATCGTTTAAAAAATCAGTTACACAAACAATTTAAAGGTTAA
- the dinB gene encoding DNA polymerase IV has translation MLSRKIIHIDMDAFYASIEQRDFPELQGKPVAVGWAASRGVVAAASYEARKYGVRSAMPSVVALRKCPHLIFQPHRFHVYKSVSAQIRDIFREYTDLVEPLSLDEAYLDVSSNKKNIASATHIALEIKQRIREATQLTASAGVSYNKFLAKMASDVNKPDGLFVIKPHQAVGFLKALDVGKLYGIGEVTAEKLRKMGIHTGGDLQALTLDAMIKIFGKKGLFFYDIVRGTDRREVEPERIRKSLSVENTFETDLTSRFSVITELYHLEKRLFEQMQRLQQTARTVTLKVRFNDFQTITRSRTLNTLIDNYPLLQQTSRSLLNEVSLEGKGIRLLGIGLSNLHDPNESRQLELDLIWPVDPKY, from the coding sequence ATGTTGTCCCGCAAAATTATCCATATTGATATGGATGCTTTCTATGCGTCTATCGAACAACGTGATTTTCCCGAACTTCAAGGTAAACCGGTGGCAGTCGGCTGGGCTGCATCCCGGGGAGTAGTGGCGGCAGCCAGTTACGAAGCCAGGAAATACGGTGTACGTTCCGCTATGCCTTCTGTAGTAGCATTGCGTAAATGTCCGCACCTTATCTTCCAGCCACATCGTTTTCATGTATATAAGTCGGTATCGGCACAAATAAGGGATATTTTCCGGGAATATACGGATCTGGTCGAGCCGTTATCACTGGATGAAGCCTATCTGGATGTCTCCTCCAACAAGAAAAACATAGCTTCTGCTACACATATTGCATTGGAAATCAAACAACGTATCCGGGAAGCGACACAACTGACCGCTTCGGCAGGAGTTTCCTACAATAAATTCCTGGCAAAGATGGCCTCTGATGTCAATAAGCCCGATGGACTGTTCGTGATAAAGCCACACCAGGCAGTTGGCTTCCTAAAGGCTTTGGATGTAGGAAAGCTTTATGGTATAGGGGAAGTCACAGCCGAAAAACTCAGGAAGATGGGTATACATACGGGCGGAGACCTTCAGGCGCTAACGCTGGATGCGATGATCAAAATATTCGGAAAGAAAGGACTCTTCTTTTATGACATCGTTCGTGGTACTGATCGCCGTGAGGTGGAACCCGAACGCATCAGGAAATCACTGAGCGTGGAAAATACCTTTGAAACGGACCTGACCTCCCGTTTTTCCGTGATTACGGAATTGTACCATCTGGAAAAACGACTTTTCGAACAGATGCAACGGCTACAGCAAACAGCCCGGACTGTGACATTAAAAGTACGGTTCAATGATTTTCAAACCATTACCCGTAGCCGGACATTGAATACCCTGATCGATAATTATCCGCTTTTACAACAAACATCCCGAAGCCTTCTCAATGAGGTCTCACTGGAAGGAAAGGGAATACGCCTGCTGGGGATCGGGCTGTCCAACCTGCATGACCCCAATGAGTCAAGGCAATTGGAATTGGATCTGATCTGGCCGGTAGACCCGAAATACTGA
- a CDS encoding M60 family metallopeptidase, with protein MRNVIKKILGLFLLSVLLSSTQCSKTNEDRPPVLEVEPTAVSFVQKGETKTVVIVANNEWSAGIPNEAKEWLSSSGSDNLLSITAREHTGDDIRKTTVTITSGGLSENVDITQFGLAAGIIPSISVLQMDYEKNTYELLVSSNVAYKVVIDDDVDWLKEVNVPDRKTSGLTDKTHYFECTPNYTGALRETTIDFIQTDGEITATVKVQQKSYGSEPDPSLQGDIKIPVKNAWASSAHGQDPVTKAIDGDMETIWHSTWGTSTWPITAVFYFENAGEMDYLIYYPRSDGGSNGNFKEFNLYISYKENPNRDAAADWELYGQYDFSGSASPTDITFSPALENPTAIKFEVLSGTGDNENGFASCAEMEFYRNNPLSLDLSHIFTDHLFSGIKPGITESDILNDSEIPPFFKNLALQLLAGNYSPFRIQDYEAYRPVADLAKEFKTSEYNKYENPTGIWMEEGKEMYVFVDDTRGEKVSLISRNWTTDQTGNYLLKTGMNQIKPTSTGQAYISYFTGNYKTALPVKIHIAGGKINGYFDRNKHTAEEWQVILNDAAGDHLDIVGNYTNCVFHIPSLKTNCPRDGMRLIQLYDEIIEIEFEQMGLFKYQKVPKNHMLGRNMPSGYMHADGLGAAFHNNTMNSVGNPDVIVTGDNSWGIAHEYGHVNQIRPGLKWVGTAECTNNIYSSYIQYLLTSKYATLHLRLEHENCLDIEGGEKVIGGRFNSHLHYGVLKGNNWLFQQGQDGTSDHFVKLVPMWQLNLYFKVAKEAPWYRPDWFGDICEETRTTNDAGFTNGQHQINFMKRACKYTKTDLIDFFEKAGMLKPIDVEIDDYGKQNLKITQAMCDEVVKYVRDNGWQKPDGIINYISGNTIKIYENRLPVQGVINQGINGSGTSRVVSHHTWKNAVVYETYAGEEVVRITMAGTGTTDNSSTKVPYPAGATKIVAVAWDGTRTTVYQP; from the coding sequence ATGAGAAATGTAATAAAAAAAATACTGGGACTTTTCCTGTTATCTGTGCTTCTTTCATCTACCCAATGTTCAAAAACCAACGAAGATCGTCCGCCGGTTCTTGAAGTGGAACCAACTGCTGTTTCTTTTGTGCAAAAAGGTGAAACAAAAACCGTGGTTATTGTTGCCAATAATGAATGGTCTGCCGGTATTCCCAACGAAGCGAAAGAATGGCTATCATCATCCGGATCGGATAATTTATTATCAATAACCGCCAGGGAGCATACAGGGGATGATATCCGGAAAACAACAGTTACCATTACTTCGGGAGGCCTTTCCGAAAACGTAGATATCACGCAGTTCGGGCTTGCTGCCGGGATTATTCCTTCTATATCTGTGCTTCAAATGGATTATGAAAAAAATACTTATGAATTGTTGGTCTCCAGCAATGTAGCCTACAAAGTAGTGATCGATGATGATGTTGATTGGCTGAAGGAAGTGAATGTTCCTGATAGAAAAACTTCTGGCCTCACGGACAAAACTCATTATTTCGAATGTACCCCTAATTATACCGGAGCATTACGTGAAACAACCATTGATTTTATTCAAACCGATGGGGAAATAACGGCCACGGTAAAGGTACAGCAAAAATCTTACGGTTCGGAACCGGATCCATCATTACAAGGTGATATCAAAATACCTGTGAAGAATGCGTGGGCCAGCTCAGCACATGGACAGGATCCGGTAACGAAGGCCATTGATGGCGATATGGAAACGATATGGCATTCTACATGGGGTACTTCGACATGGCCTATTACTGCCGTATTTTATTTTGAAAATGCAGGTGAGATGGACTACCTGATTTATTATCCACGCTCTGACGGCGGCTCTAATGGAAATTTCAAAGAATTTAACCTGTATATATCCTATAAAGAAAATCCGAACCGTGATGCAGCAGCAGATTGGGAACTTTACGGACAATATGACTTTTCCGGAAGTGCTTCACCAACAGACATTACTTTTAGCCCTGCATTGGAAAATCCGACAGCTATTAAATTTGAAGTACTTTCGGGTACGGGTGACAATGAAAACGGCTTTGCCAGTTGTGCGGAAATGGAATTCTACAGGAACAACCCGTTAAGTCTTGACCTGAGCCATATTTTTACGGATCATCTTTTTTCCGGAATAAAACCGGGAATAACAGAGTCAGATATATTAAATGATTCCGAGATACCGCCTTTTTTCAAAAACCTAGCGCTTCAGTTATTAGCCGGGAACTATTCTCCGTTCCGTATCCAGGATTACGAAGCCTATCGTCCGGTTGCCGATCTGGCCAAAGAATTTAAAACCAGTGAATACAATAAATATGAAAATCCGACAGGTATATGGATGGAAGAGGGGAAAGAGATGTATGTATTTGTTGATGATACCCGGGGAGAGAAAGTCAGCCTGATCTCGCGGAATTGGACTACCGACCAGACAGGGAATTATCTGCTGAAGACGGGGATGAACCAGATCAAACCTACTTCCACTGGACAAGCCTATATCAGTTATTTTACCGGGAATTATAAAACTGCTTTACCCGTCAAAATACATATTGCCGGAGGGAAGATCAACGGTTATTTCGACCGTAACAAACATACCGCTGAAGAATGGCAGGTCATACTGAATGACGCGGCAGGTGACCACCTCGATATCGTGGGTAATTATACCAATTGTGTATTTCATATTCCTTCATTGAAAACCAATTGTCCGAGGGATGGGATGAGGCTGATCCAATTATATGACGAGATCATAGAAATAGAGTTCGAACAAATGGGATTATTCAAGTACCAGAAAGTTCCCAAAAATCATATGCTCGGAAGAAATATGCCCAGCGGTTACATGCATGCAGACGGATTGGGAGCGGCATTTCACAACAATACCATGAACAGTGTCGGAAATCCGGATGTTATTGTAACCGGAGATAATAGTTGGGGTATTGCGCATGAATATGGCCATGTAAACCAGATAAGGCCGGGTTTGAAATGGGTCGGAACTGCCGAGTGTACCAATAATATCTATTCTTCTTATATCCAATACTTGTTGACATCAAAATATGCAACCCTTCACCTGAGGCTGGAACATGAAAATTGCCTGGATATTGAAGGGGGAGAGAAGGTGATTGGAGGCAGATTCAATTCCCATCTTCATTATGGAGTCCTCAAAGGTAATAACTGGTTGTTCCAGCAGGGTCAGGACGGAACAAGCGATCATTTTGTCAAACTGGTTCCGATGTGGCAGCTGAACCTGTATTTTAAAGTGGCAAAAGAAGCTCCATGGTACCGTCCTGACTGGTTTGGGGATATTTGTGAAGAAACACGCACTACAAATGATGCCGGCTTTACAAATGGTCAGCATCAGATCAATTTTATGAAACGTGCCTGTAAATATACGAAAACCGACCTGATTGATTTTTTTGAAAAAGCAGGTATGTTGAAGCCGATTGACGTGGAAATTGATGATTATGGAAAACAAAACCTGAAAATTACCCAGGCCATGTGTGATGAAGTGGTGAAATATGTCCGTGACAACGGGTGGCAAAAACCGGATGGGATCATCAATTATATTAGTGGCAATACCATTAAAATATATGAAAACAGATTACCGGTACAAGGTGTTATTAATCAGGGGATAAATGGTTCGGGTACATCACGGGTCGTCTCTCATCATACGTGGAAAAACGCCGTAGTTTATGAAACCTATGCCGGTGAAGAGGTGGTAAGGATCACAATGGCCGGAACAGGGACCACTGATAATTCATCCACTAAAGTGCCTTATCCGGCCGGCGCAACGAAAATCGTGGCTGTAGCATGGGATGGAACCCGTACAACGGTGTATCAGCCTTAA
- a CDS encoding glutamate-5-semialdehyde dehydrogenase, with protein sequence MDYSIIFSKVKQASRSFQESDKVNDLLVYLADLLEKNVQDLLDANQKDLDKMEKTDPKYDRLKLTDRRITDIAGDMRNVALLPSPLNRILEETIRPNGLQIQKISVPIGVIGIIYEARPNVTCDVFSLCIKSGNACILKGGSDAQNSNEAIVTLIHQALDHFNISPDMIALLPPERDATFALLNARGSVDIVIPRGSQGLIDFVCENAKVPVIETGAGIVHTYFDKTGNRDKGSAIINNAKTRRVSVCNALDCLIIHSKKLTDLPYLLNPLADAHVMIYADERSYQMLKGRYPADLLHPADENSFGTEFLDYKMSVKTVDNIEEALEHIERYSSRHSEAIISEDAQNIELFLNRVDAAAVYNNVSTAFTDGAQFGMGAEIGISTQKLHARGPMGLKELTSYKWVVRGNGQIRS encoded by the coding sequence ATGGATTATTCTATTATTTTTTCCAAAGTTAAACAGGCTTCCCGTTCTTTTCAGGAATCTGATAAAGTCAACGACTTATTGGTATATCTTGCAGATTTGCTGGAGAAAAATGTACAGGATTTATTGGATGCCAACCAGAAGGACCTGGATAAAATGGAAAAAACCGATCCTAAATATGACCGGTTAAAACTTACGGACAGACGCATCACGGATATTGCCGGCGACATGCGGAATGTTGCCCTGTTACCTTCACCCCTGAACCGGATACTTGAAGAAACAATAAGACCTAATGGTTTACAGATTCAGAAAATATCAGTACCCATTGGTGTGATCGGGATCATCTATGAGGCGCGCCCGAATGTTACCTGTGATGTTTTTTCATTATGCATTAAATCCGGCAATGCCTGCATTCTGAAAGGAGGCAGTGATGCCCAGAATTCTAATGAAGCGATTGTTACGCTGATACATCAGGCATTGGATCATTTTAACATCAGCCCTGATATGATCGCCTTGTTACCTCCTGAACGTGATGCGACCTTTGCATTATTAAATGCCCGGGGATCGGTGGATATTGTCATACCAAGAGGCAGCCAGGGACTGATTGATTTTGTTTGTGAAAATGCCAAAGTGCCGGTCATAGAAACAGGTGCAGGGATCGTACATACGTATTTTGACAAAACGGGTAACCGCGACAAAGGTTCTGCCATCATCAACAATGCAAAGACCCGGAGGGTGAGCGTATGTAATGCTTTGGATTGTCTGATCATACATAGTAAAAAACTGACCGATCTGCCATATTTACTGAACCCATTGGCAGATGCACATGTCATGATCTACGCGGATGAACGATCTTACCAGATGTTAAAAGGACGTTATCCTGCTGATTTATTGCACCCTGCCGATGAAAATTCGTTCGGAACGGAGTTTCTTGATTATAAAATGTCCGTAAAGACAGTCGATAATATTGAAGAAGCGCTTGAGCATATCGAACGTTACAGTTCCAGGCATAGTGAAGCCATCATCAGTGAGGATGCCCAGAATATTGAACTTTTCCTGAACCGGGTAGATGCGGCGGCTGTATACAATAATGTTTCTACCGCTTTTACAGACGGAGCCCAATTCGGGATGGGAGCGGAGATCGGGATCAGTACACAAAAGCTCCACGCACGCGGACCCATGGGATTGAAAGAACTAACCAGTTATAAATGGGTAGTCAGAGGAAACGGACAGATAAGATCATGA
- a CDS encoding VOC family protein, whose translation MKNVILGIDHPALAAENVETLTKWYCDVLGYEIMARTDKPVYIIKAADGTYIEMMPKDENARPQRTVCTPGWSHLAFRVADMDKAMAELDKHNVPWEGPEFEAVGGGRIRNFFDPEGNMVQIVQR comes from the coding sequence ATGAAGAATGTAATTCTCGGGATCGATCATCCGGCTTTGGCTGCTGAAAATGTGGAAACACTGACCAAATGGTATTGTGATGTGTTAGGATATGAAATTATGGCACGTACCGATAAACCGGTATATATTATCAAAGCGGCTGACGGCACTTATATCGAGATGATGCCCAAAGATGAAAATGCCCGTCCCCAACGTACAGTATGTACTCCCGGCTGGTCACATCTCGCATTTCGGGTGGCCGACATGGATAAAGCCATGGCTGAACTGGACAAACATAATGTTCCCTGGGAAGGTCCTGAATTTGAAGCCGTAGGTGGTGGCCGTATCCGTAATTTCTTCGATCCGGAAGGAAATATGGTACAAATCGTTCAAAGATAA
- a CDS encoding geranylgeranylglycerol-phosphate geranylgeranyltransferase, translated as MRPFLTLIRLPNLLIIAFTEYMMRYAVVQPLIRQYGFEFQLSDFTFFCLVVATICTAAAGYAINDYFDVKTDMINRPDKVIVGKSINRRRVMMIHIIFCIAGIVLGGYVTWRAGVPQLVILFIVVAGMLWLYSFIYKRQFLIGNLIVSLFTSLVPMMVLLDIPSLNRVYRQELLDAGTNLNMVIFWIFGFSIFAFLSTLSREIVKDTEDFEGDKAYGCRSVSIVLGTSATKWIIISINMVMVVTLGYVFWKFLRYDPDGTFNYLSFFYLLVLIIFPLLWVNRNVCKANDSNDYRKISNWMKWIMLAGILYSIPGVLCQQANTHHTRATSGISVPNDKQGYNRTPANLYDIDQPGSVSSVIGI; from the coding sequence ATGCGTCCTTTTCTTACTTTAATCCGTCTTCCTAACTTGTTGATCATCGCATTCACGGAATATATGATGCGGTATGCTGTTGTACAGCCTTTGATCCGGCAGTACGGATTTGAATTCCAATTGAGTGATTTTACTTTTTTTTGTCTTGTTGTAGCTACTATATGTACTGCTGCAGCCGGATATGCCATTAACGATTATTTTGATGTGAAAACGGACATGATTAACCGTCCTGACAAAGTAATCGTGGGAAAAAGTATCAACAGGAGAAGGGTGATGATGATCCACATTATCTTTTGTATAGCCGGTATTGTATTGGGTGGCTATGTTACATGGCGGGCAGGAGTTCCCCAATTAGTGATCTTGTTTATCGTTGTTGCCGGAATGCTTTGGTTATATTCGTTTATTTACAAACGGCAATTCCTGATCGGTAATTTGATCGTTTCATTGTTTACATCGTTGGTGCCGATGATGGTGCTATTGGATATTCCTTCGCTGAATCGTGTTTATCGTCAGGAATTATTAGATGCCGGTACCAATCTGAACATGGTTATTTTCTGGATATTCGGATTTTCTATTTTTGCATTTCTGAGTACGCTATCCCGGGAGATTGTCAAGGATACGGAGGATTTCGAAGGCGACAAAGCGTATGGTTGCCGCTCTGTTTCCATTGTGTTGGGAACATCTGCTACCAAATGGATCATTATCTCTATCAATATGGTGATGGTGGTTACGCTCGGATATGTTTTCTGGAAATTCCTAAGATACGATCCAGATGGTACTTTTAATTATTTATCCTTTTTTTACCTGCTTGTACTTATCATTTTCCCCCTTCTCTGGGTAAACCGGAACGTATGCAAAGCCAATGACAGTAATGATTACCGGAAAATCAGCAATTGGATGAAATGGATCATGCTGGCGGGAATATTATACAGTATACCTGGTGTATTGTGTCAACAGGCCAATACTCATCATACCCGTGCCACATCCGGAATTTCCGTACCTAATGATAAACAGGGATATAATCGTACTCCGGCGAATCTATATGATATCGACCAACCTGGTTCTGTAAGTAGCGTTATTGGAATCTGA